The Stigmatopora nigra isolate UIUO_SnigA chromosome 23, RoL_Snig_1.1, whole genome shotgun sequence genome includes the window GGAGAAGCTCGGCACCTTCCACTCGATTCAATTTCACACGATTAGCAGTATTGATTAGCGTGACTTTAGCGTCGACCTTCCCGCTTTCTCCTCTCCGATACATTGGCCGTTGGGCCCGTTGCCTTGTGATGCAACATCCTCACAGCTGGCAGCTCAGCTGGTAACCCAGGGATACgtgagtccccccccccccccagattCCCAAATCTTATTCCCTGTTTGTTATGCAACAGGAGGTTTATGCCATGTGCTACTGGCTAGTTAAGTATTTATCAAGCGTCTTGTGTAAGCGGACAGGCGGCGCCTGCAAGTTGACCTGACGCTTGTACGTTGTTCCCCTGGGATGCCTTCGACTCTTACCCCATGCCCTGCGTGGGTAGATCTCGGGTGCCTGATTTTTCTCCAATTGCTCCATTTAACCCCTCGGTTTGTCATAACTCAAATGAGTTGAACATCCCTTGAAATATGTATGATGTATAATGAAGTATCCACCAACACAGCTAATCCTGGTCACTGTATCCTGCAAACTgcaccctggactggtcgccattAGTCACAGGGCTCACATAGACAACAATACACATTCActtattccactttttttccaaatagttCATTAGCATCTTCTTCAAAcgacagatttttttgggatgaaacTGTCCAAACAAAGTGTCAATCAACTTTTTTTCGGGAGGCAACTGTCATTGGCCCCGCCTGCTCGCAGTGTTGCCCTGGCGACTACCGGTTTACGTGATGACGTCACTTGTATATGAGCGCAGGCGGCGGGCTCTTGCTCCTCTTTTACCGCCACCCGAGCGGAGTGATTCTCCTCCTCCCCGCACCGCGGAGCGACTCATTGCGCAGCAGCACCCGCTTCAACAGCCCTCAACGTCGGCTCCAGAGCTACGGTAAGACCCGGTCGTGTATTAACCCAATAATGGCGACAACCGACTCTAAACTCCCCGTTTGCGACGCCACATTTAATCACAATAAGCATTTATACAGCGGCGTCAGTTGACGGTAGGCGGCTAATGCTAGTGAAGTGAGACAGCTAGACAGCGGCCATTGAGAGCGCTCTCCTCCATGTTTTCACATTGAATTCACTGTCTCGCCTCCACACGCGGCGACGACAACCATTTTATAAAACTGTCGGTTTAACAACGCGTCGGTTATATGCGCACACATTTCGGCTTGACGTGTTTTGGGAGTTGACCttattttgggggggattgGTTCGTGTACGGAAGTCAACTCACGACATAACGCGGCGTGAAAACGGCGGACGTGGTGTGTGAAAATACCCGATAATAACgggaaaagatgaaaaatagtcacaggtaaatatttttattacaaaaaggGTCGATGTTATGTTTCAGAACCCTATCTTTTAACAGTAGCACGAAGCTAAAAGGCTAAGCGCATCCGACAATGGGGAAAGGTGCAAGGCCAGTGGCTAAAGTTAGCTCCAATCAGCTAAATGGGAGCCAGGCTGTGTTGTACGGTGACAACGCCCCAGAAACGACGTGCCGTCTTTTCCCCAATAACCGATAACCGATGGCCTTATTGTGTTCTTTAACCCGGTGGAATTTCACCCCCATGGGTCAAACGTGGTTTGCTCCACTTGAGTGCGCAACACGTGGTCGCAGAAGGATATGCAAGAGTGCTTTTGGGACGAGTCCATTTATTCGCGgtctttttttgggacaaaCTATTTGCCTGACAATTGACTACATTATCTCTTAATTAGGAGATAAAATATACAGCGAAGGTGATGTGAAATTTGTGTATTGGTGTGAGTGGGTGTTTGGACAGGCGCGTCGTGGTAAACCATCAAATTGCGTCCTGATGTGTACGAACCCCCCCTCGTTTATTGACCCTCACTTGGAAATGGACTAatcttattttttacattaccgTCGTCGGAAAATGTATCCTTCGGCAGCTACTTAGTCTTTAACTGCACTTTCCATCAATATGATGGAGAACCATTAGTGTGTATAGTTTTTGGAGCATTATTTGTGGTTGTATAACTGGTAAtcgagattaaaaatatattttagccaTTTGTGTGCAGATAAATGTCCCTTTTCTTGGACAGTTAGTTAAATTCAGCCACCCAGACCTTACTAATTCTGAGTTGACTGTAAACAAAGCCAGTTGACACATTCAATTAAGTTTGCGCTGTCACAATAGAGTTGGGATTACAACAATGGTGGTGTCATGAATAATTCAGGTGCCAGCCAATTTGTCATTCAAAAGTCTCACtcattgttttcccttttttccccctttatttTTAGCATCGCTTGAGACTCCGCTGAGATGGCCGACATTGACAAGTGAGTATGAGCGTCTGTCAAACTTTGACAGTTTGGGGGTAAACTGACATTTTAAGTCTAAAGCTGTGGCATAGCCAAAACAACATAGTCAATTTTACACTTGAAATGTTTGAGTACAGCTATTTTATTGAGCAGTGTGACCAAAGCCTGTGTAATGTTTTCTTGATTAGTTTTGCTGACCTGTTCTTTTCTGCCCCGTGTAGTAAAGACCAAGCTGAGATGGACCCAGCAGATATGGAAGATGTGGAGGATGTAGAAGAGGAGGAGACGGTAGAAAATTCAAAGAGGAAAGGTATCTTGGAAGAAACATCAATTCCatccacctaaaaaaaacagagtgaCTTGGCACAGAGTAGTATTCCACAGTACTAACACTACAGGAGGGGTTTCTGGGCTGTCGTGGCCCACTTTTAAGGCGATTCAGGGGTTCCCACGGCAACAACTGAGGCACTTAAATGATGTTGTAATGACTATATTGTTGTTTAAGAGTCCATTACACAACACAGTTACTGTTTTTTGGACTATAGTGGCGCTTTTTCCATGGTTTGGCctgtgacatttttgtttttttggtagtGAAACTGTTCATTTGATTTATTAACGGGTGCCTATTTTGTCAATTGTTCCCTATTTTAACTATTActttaatgtatgtttgttcttgagagaaatataaaaaaaatacagaccaAAAATGGTACTTGTACtttagtgcgacttatatttatattttttacccctTCCATTGTGTCTTGTTTGGCTTGTGTGACCAAtaattaggggaaaaaaattgtatattcaCACAAGTGACTTCAGAAAGAAAAGgcattaaaaaaagcatttttggaTTGTATTGTATAACTTTATCCAATCATTTTAATGACAATTTAGACTAAATGCCAATTCATCCCAAGCTTCACACCATTGAAACTACTTAGTCTCTCTTCTCACTGGCTGACAGCATTTGTCTTTGTTCCCAGCTTGTCAGCTGACAGAGCAGCTAATGCAGAATCCACAAATCCTGGCTGCGCTACAAGAGGGCCTTGACGGTCTTAACGGTTCACCATCAGGTTACATCGAGAGGTAACATATTTCAACTTAAATGTATGagatgcatctttttttttctccttcctcaTTCCCGGGCTTTACTTTGTTTTAGCTTACCGAAGGTTGTCAAGCGACGTATCAACGCCCTCAAGAACCTGCAGGTGAAATGCGTCCACATCGAGGCTAAGTTCTACGAAGAAGTGCACGAATTGGAGAGAAAATACGCCGCCCTGTACCAGCCGTTTTTCGACAAAGTATGTCACCGCCACTGTTGCTTACAAGGCAGATTCTATACCACCATTTGATAcccccaacaaaaaaacactcaatactACCGCCTCTTTCTTCCAGAGAAGCGAGATCGTCAAAGCGGCATACGAGCCCACAGATGAGGAATGCGAGTGGAAAgcagatgaagaggaagagctGACAGTAAGTAAGCAGGTACAGATGATGTTCATGTTTGCATGACTTCCTCCGCTAATTGCTTTGTTGTGCCTGTCCAATGAATCGGAGTGGAAATGCAAgcataaatgcttttttttataattaaaacaaaatgtctgTCTGTTTTCAGGATGAGATGAAAGAGAAGGCCAAGCTagaggaagagaaaaaagaCGAAGAAAAGGAGGATCCCAAAGGCATTCCCGAGTTCTGGTTAACGGTGTTCAAAAATGTGGATCTGCTTAGCGACATGCTGCAGGTTTGACTAAAAGTGCTTTGTCGCCGCCTGCTGGACATCCTGTGGTAGTCTAACTTTCCCCTTTCTCTTACCAGGAACATGATGAGCCCATCCTAAAACATTTACAGGATATTAAAGTGAAATTTTCAGATCCAGGACAACCTTTGGTGAGCAATACTCCATGTTAAgaagttttaaaataaatattggtaTGTGACCACCCATTTTGATTTTCCTTGCAGAGTTTCGGGTTGGAGTTCCACTTTGAGCCCAATGACTTCTTCTCAAATACAGTTTTGACAAAAACCTACAAAATGAGATCAGAGCCTGAAGAGACCAACCCTTTCTCTTTTGACGGACCAGAGATC containing:
- the nap1l1 gene encoding nucleosome assembly protein 1-like 1 isoform X2; the encoded protein is MADIDNKDQAEMDPADMEDVEDVEEEETVENSKRKACQLTEQLMQNPQILAALQEGLDGLNGSPSGYIESLPKVVKRRINALKNLQVKCVHIEAKFYEEVHELERKYAALYQPFFDKRSEIVKAAYEPTDEECEWKADEEEELTDEMKEKAKLEEEKKDEEKEDPKGIPEFWLTVFKNVDLLSDMLQEHDEPILKHLQDIKVKFSDPGQPLSFGLEFHFEPNDFFSNTVLTKTYKMRSEPEETNPFSFDGPEITSCTGSTIEWTKGKNVTLKTIKKKQKHKGRGTVRTVTKTVPNDSFFNFFTPPEVPENGELDEDSEAVLAADFEIGHFIRERIVPRAVLYFTGEAIEDDDDDYDEEGEEADDEEGEEEADEENDPDYDPKKDAASPAECKSQ
- the nap1l1 gene encoding nucleosome assembly protein 1-like 1 isoform X3 gives rise to the protein MADIDNKDQAEMDPADMEDVEDVEEEETVENSKRKACQLTEQLMQNPQILAALQEGLDGLNGSPSGYIESLPKVVKRRINALKNLQVKCVHIEAKFYEEVHELERKYAALYQPFFDKRSEIVKAAYEPTDEECEWKADEEEELTVSKQDEMKEKAKLEEEKKDEEKEDPKGIPEFWLTVFKNVDLLSDMLQEHDEPILKHLQDIKVKFSDPGQPLSFGLEFHFEPNDFFSNTVLTKTYKMRSEPEETNPFSFDGPEITSCTGSTIEWTKGKNVTLKTIKKKQKHKGRGTVRTVTKTVPNDSFFNFFTPPEVPENGELDEDSEAVLAADFEIGHFIRERIVPRAVLYFTGEAIEDDDDDYDEEGEEADDEEGEEEADEENDPDYDPKV
- the nap1l1 gene encoding nucleosome assembly protein 1-like 1 isoform X1 gives rise to the protein MADIDNKDQAEMDPADMEDVEDVEEEETVENSKRKACQLTEQLMQNPQILAALQEGLDGLNGSPSGYIESLPKVVKRRINALKNLQVKCVHIEAKFYEEVHELERKYAALYQPFFDKRSEIVKAAYEPTDEECEWKADEEEELTVSKQDEMKEKAKLEEEKKDEEKEDPKGIPEFWLTVFKNVDLLSDMLQEHDEPILKHLQDIKVKFSDPGQPLSFGLEFHFEPNDFFSNTVLTKTYKMRSEPEETNPFSFDGPEITSCTGSTIEWTKGKNVTLKTIKKKQKHKGRGTVRTVTKTVPNDSFFNFFTPPEVPENGELDEDSEAVLAADFEIGHFIRERIVPRAVLYFTGEAIEDDDDDYDEEGEEADDEEGEEEADEENDPDYDPKKDAASPAECKSQ